TCCCCACCGTCCTAGGCATGCTGCGCCGCATGACCCGCGACGGTCTTATCCAGATGTCCCCTCAGAAAGAAATCGAGTTCACCGACAAAGGGCACAAGACCGCCGCCGCCATCGCCCGCCGGCATCGCCTGGCCGAAAGGCTGGTCGTCGATATCCTGGGTGTCGACCTCCCCCGCGCCGACCAGGAGGCCCACATCCTCGAGCACGGCATCACCCCCTACCTCGAAAGCCGCATCCGCAAGGCCGTCGGCGACCCCGTCACCTGTCCCTTCGGCAAGCCCATCCCCGGCAGCCGCTACACACCCCCTAAGGGAAAAGTCTTCCCCATGAACCAGGCCAGGCCGGGTCAAGCCTACCGAATCAGCAGCCTCCCCGACGAAGACCCTCGACTTCTGGAGTTCCTCTGCCGGCACAACCTCCTGCCCGGCCAAAAGGTCACAATCCTGGAAATCGGCGATTATCGAGACGTCATCACCTTCCGCACCGACCACGGCGAGGCCGCCCTGGGCTTCGCCACCGCCGCCCGCATCTACATCACCGAACCCAACGGCGACTGAGACGCCAAGCGCTCCTCTTACCCGTTTCGATTGATGCTTTCTCAGTACGAAGAAGTGAGACGAAGCCGAGGAGATACCCGCCTGGTCTCTCCCCCTTGAGACGCTTGATGCACATTAAGCCACGAGCCTTTTGTTCAGACGGGACTGGGGGATTCCCATCTGGTACTCCCCCTTCGGCCTGAAAGGCGAAGGGGGAGCTAGAGGGGGTTGTGGTATATCTTTTTTTATTGTCCCTCTTCTCCCGACTACGGGAGAAGAGGGACAAAGGGTGATGAGGGCGCCCCGATTAAGACCAAGGATAGATTTTTGGACCCACCCCTACCCCAGCGCCTGCAAACACTCCCTCAGCGGCGTCTTAACGCACGTAAACACCGGCGTGTCCCTCAGGGTATACGGCCTCGCCGTCGATTCCCTCAATTCCATCACCAGCCTCACGAAGTCCTCCGGACTGGCCGACTCGAAACCCAGCACAAACTCCGGATCGTCAAGCCCAAAGGCGTACGTCGTATGTATCTTCACCGATGGGTAACGATGCCCCACCGTAAAGTGCTGGTTCATTATCTCCTGGCGCTTTTCCGAAGCAAGCTGATACCAGTCGTGGGTCTTCCAAAACGGATATATAAAAAGATATGGGTCGCCCTTGGGTTTAATCGAGCCGGTGTGATGCGTCTGCCCCTGATGGCTGTGCCCCCCCACATACTGCGAAGGCCGGGTCATCGCTAGAAACGAGTGCGGGGTCGTCAAATAAGCCCCTAGCCCCGTTCCCGCCGCCCTCACCCACAACTCCTGCAGCATCTCCAACGATGGCGATATCTGCCACAGCATGAAGTCCACGTCGCCCCGGGTCCCCATCAGGCTGTAGCTGTGCATCTCCATTCGAGGCGCAAACTCCTCCACCACCGCCTCAAACTCCGCCCGGCCCCGCTCCCTCTCCAATGCCGGCAGCCGCCGCCACTCCGGCTCTGCCTTCAAAAAACTGTATCTGACAAACGACGGCGTATTTTGCGCCATGCTCCGCTCCAATATTCAAATCCACCCTATGTTAACAGGACATACCCCTTTTGCTAACCCGTCCATCTATTGAGTGCGTGTTCTTTAGGCTTAAGGGCCAGCGTTCCCTAAACAGGATTACGACTAGAAGATTGAGGAAGGTTACGGTGCATTGCTACCTGGCGCTGATTGCGCTCCAAGCATCTACATACCAATCGTCGTA
The SAR202 cluster bacterium genome window above contains:
- a CDS encoding metal-dependent transcriptional regulator — protein: MPKTLSERKENNIDPRDRHSSVMENYLLSLYILKEEQERPTLTSLAAYLRRLPVAEGLGTSLPTVLGMLRRMTRDGLIQMSPQKEIEFTDKGHKTAAAIARRHRLAERLVVDILGVDLPRADQEAHILEHGITPYLESRIRKAVGDPVTCPFGKPIPGSRYTPPKGKVFPMNQARPGQAYRISSLPDEDPRLLEFLCRHNLLPGQKVTILEIGDYRDVITFRTDHGEAALGFATAARIYITEPNGD
- a CDS encoding chlorite dismutase family protein — encoded protein: MAQNTPSFVRYSFLKAEPEWRRLPALERERGRAEFEAVVEEFAPRMEMHSYSLMGTRGDVDFMLWQISPSLEMLQELWVRAAGTGLGAYLTTPHSFLAMTRPSQYVGGHSHQGQTHHTGSIKPKGDPYLFIYPFWKTHDWYQLASEKRQEIMNQHFTVGHRYPSVKIHTTYAFGLDDPEFVLGFESASPEDFVRLVMELRESTARPYTLRDTPVFTCVKTPLRECLQALG